A portion of the Agrobacterium tumefaciens genome contains these proteins:
- a CDS encoding isochorismatase encodes MTIPTISDYPMPVAASFPANKTKWQPDAKRAVLLIHDMQRYFLRFYEADGRLMTTLIDNLAKVKAWAVQNGVPVIYTAQPHDQPAADRALLNDMWGPGLTVVDPELQKVVDKLAPTPDDVVLTKWRYSAFQRSDLAERMKGWGRDQIIIGGVYAHIGCMMTAVEAFMKDIQPFMLGDAVADFSEAEHRMALQYVATRCGVVIDTESLAGAGETTDISEWLKARVLQMVEDESDIDPDENLIFYGLDSLQVMKLAGELKERGVIVGFEELARVPTLSAWWALIEEKRLAA; translated from the coding sequence ATGACGATCCCCACCATTTCCGATTATCCGATGCCGGTCGCAGCAAGCTTTCCGGCCAACAAGACCAAATGGCAGCCGGACGCCAAGCGCGCCGTGCTGCTCATCCACGACATGCAGCGTTATTTCCTGCGGTTCTACGAGGCCGACGGCAGGTTGATGACAACCCTCATCGACAATCTTGCAAAGGTAAAGGCATGGGCGGTTCAGAACGGCGTGCCGGTCATCTACACCGCCCAGCCGCACGATCAGCCTGCCGCCGACCGCGCGCTTCTGAACGACATGTGGGGACCGGGCCTGACCGTGGTCGACCCGGAGTTGCAGAAGGTCGTGGACAAGCTTGCGCCGACGCCCGACGATGTGGTGCTGACCAAATGGCGCTACAGCGCCTTCCAGCGTTCAGACCTTGCCGAGCGTATGAAGGGGTGGGGCCGCGACCAGATCATCATCGGCGGCGTCTATGCCCATATCGGCTGCATGATGACGGCTGTTGAAGCCTTCATGAAGGATATTCAGCCCTTCATGCTGGGTGATGCCGTCGCCGATTTTTCCGAAGCCGAACACCGCATGGCGCTGCAATATGTGGCAACACGCTGCGGCGTGGTGATCGACACTGAAAGCCTTGCCGGCGCGGGAGAGACCACCGATATCAGCGAATGGCTGAAGGCCCGCGTCCTGCAAATGGTGGAGGACGAGAGCGACATCGACCCGGATGAGAACCTGATCTTCTATGGGCTGGATTCGCTGCAGGTGATGAAGCTTGCCGGCGAACTGAAGGAACGCGGCGTCATCGTGGGCTTCGAAGAGCTTGCCCGCGTACCGACGCTTTCTGCCTGGTGGGCGCTGATCGAAGAAAAGCGGCTCGCGGCCTGA
- the dhbA gene encoding 2,3-dihydro-2,3-dihydroxybenzoate dehydrogenase, translated as MMQNRFNGRRVLVTGAAQGIGRRIAERFTEEGAEVIGLDLIADATDATFRQITLDITDAAAVEAASKAIEKEWGGLDILVNAAGILRLGDSESLTPQDWNACMDVNAAGPFYLLRQWSGVFKRQRRGAIVNIASNAAVVPRIGMLAYCASKAALVSLSHCAALELAPYGVRCNVVSPGSTDTPMLAGMLNDPSGKQRLVAGLPEQFKLGIPLGKIARPDDIADTVLFLASDQAGHVTMQQIVVDGGATLAA; from the coding sequence ATGATGCAGAACAGATTTAACGGGCGGCGCGTGCTGGTGACGGGTGCCGCGCAGGGCATCGGCCGCCGCATCGCCGAGCGTTTCACCGAGGAAGGGGCCGAGGTCATCGGCCTTGACCTCATTGCCGATGCAACCGATGCAACCTTCCGCCAGATCACGCTCGACATCACAGACGCGGCGGCAGTGGAGGCGGCGAGCAAGGCGATCGAGAAGGAATGGGGCGGGCTGGACATTCTCGTCAACGCCGCCGGCATCCTCCGGCTCGGCGACAGCGAAAGCCTGACGCCGCAGGACTGGAACGCCTGCATGGATGTCAATGCTGCGGGGCCGTTCTACCTGCTGCGGCAATGGAGCGGCGTCTTCAAGCGGCAGCGGCGGGGGGCAATCGTCAACATCGCCTCCAACGCCGCCGTTGTACCGCGCATCGGCATGCTCGCCTATTGTGCCTCCAAGGCCGCACTCGTCAGCCTCAGCCATTGTGCAGCACTTGAACTCGCGCCCTATGGCGTGCGCTGCAATGTGGTGTCACCCGGCTCCACCGATACGCCGATGCTGGCCGGCATGCTGAACGATCCCAGCGGCAAACAGCGACTGGTCGCCGGTCTTCCCGAGCAGTTCAAGCTCGGCATTCCGCTGGGCAAGATCGCGCGGCCGGACGACATCGCCGACACGGTGCTGTTCCTCGCCTCCGATCAGGCAGGCCATGTGACGATGCAGCAGATCGTGGTCGATGGCGGCGCCACGCTTGCCGCCTGA
- a CDS encoding 4'-phosphopantetheinyl transferase family protein: MANAPAFHGEAVSGDPPEAIWHWPDDRCDCHCVTLHYSAEEGRGGKVPPLPPQLLRAAPRRKAEFIAGRRCAAEAIRRLTGRAAFPGMGEDRAPIWPEGVVGAISHSHERAIALAGSSERFCGIGIDIERLLSEEEARDIAPQVLTANERLSLGNDIDPFMTGLIFSAKESLFKALYPTVRRSFFFEAAELSGYEECGSASLRLTTDISGEWRKGTDIPFHFCRFEGFLLTRILLPH; this comes from the coding sequence ATGGCCAACGCGCCGGCGTTTCACGGCGAAGCTGTTTCCGGCGATCCACCCGAGGCCATCTGGCATTGGCCGGACGACAGATGCGATTGTCATTGCGTCACCCTTCATTACAGCGCCGAAGAAGGGCGCGGCGGCAAGGTCCCTCCCTTGCCGCCGCAGCTTTTGCGCGCTGCGCCCAGACGCAAGGCGGAATTTATCGCCGGGCGCAGATGTGCTGCCGAAGCCATACGCCGTCTAACCGGCCGCGCCGCCTTTCCCGGCATGGGAGAGGATCGCGCCCCTATCTGGCCCGAAGGCGTGGTCGGCGCGATTTCCCACAGCCACGAGCGGGCAATTGCGCTTGCCGGCTCTTCCGAGCGGTTCTGCGGCATTGGCATCGATATCGAAAGGCTTCTGAGCGAGGAGGAAGCTCGCGATATTGCCCCGCAGGTACTGACCGCAAACGAACGCCTCAGTCTTGGAAACGACATCGATCCCTTCATGACCGGGCTGATCTTTTCGGCCAAGGAAAGCCTGTTCAAAGCGCTTTATCCGACCGTCAGACGTTCGTTCTTTTTCGAGGCGGCGGAGTTATCCGGCTATGAAGAGTGCGGTTCAGCATCCCTTCGGCTGACGACCGACATCAGCGGCGAGTGGCGCAAGGGAACGGACATTCCTTTCCACTTCTGCCGCTTCGAAGGCTTTTTGCTCACCCGTATCCTTCTCCCGCATTAA
- a CDS encoding (R)-mandelonitrile lyase: MEILRAGTRASTKGPEAWFTGTVRIDPLFNPFDAERVQGAQVTFEPGARTAWHTHPLGQTLIVVSGFGRVQREGGPVEEIRPGDTVWFAPGERHWHGAAPDVAMTHIALQEVKDGKVVDWMEHVTDDQYGG; encoded by the coding sequence ATGGAAATATTGCGCGCGGGAACACGGGCCTCAACCAAAGGCCCCGAGGCATGGTTTACCGGCACGGTCCGTATCGATCCTCTGTTCAACCCGTTCGATGCAGAGCGGGTTCAGGGCGCTCAGGTCACCTTCGAACCAGGCGCGCGAACCGCATGGCACACGCACCCGCTCGGACAGACCCTGATCGTGGTTTCAGGGTTTGGAAGGGTGCAGCGCGAGGGTGGCCCCGTGGAAGAAATCCGCCCCGGCGATACCGTGTGGTTCGCACCGGGCGAAAGGCACTGGCACGGGGCGGCACCCGATGTCGCCATGACGCATATCGCGCTTCAGGAAGTGAAAGACGGCAAGGTCGTGGACTGGATGGAGCACGTCACGGACGATCAGTATGGTGGCTGA
- a CDS encoding (2,3-dihydroxybenzoyl)adenylate synthase — protein MTIEFERWPEDLARRYRDRGYWIDRQLSDILTQQVELRPDATALICGDRRFTYADLDRQSSNLAGHLAAAGIGRGDTALVQLPNIAEFYLVFFALMKIGAAPVNALFSHRRLEMTSYAEQIAPKLVIGSRSHELFANDTFLEALKLTSPRLAVTLLLGETEPQRSLEQWLSSPAENAPHYGPSAADEVALFQLSGGSTGTPKLIPRTHNDYDYSARASAEICELTPQTRFLCAIPVAHNYPMSSPGALGVFHAGGTVVMAANPEPLACFDLIEKHGIDIVPLVPPAVALWLQVAPAHRERLKSLKLLQVGGASFAEALARQVPQVLGCALQQVFGMAEGLVNYTRAGDPDHIVFTTQGRPISPDDEIRIVDEDGNDVPEGEAGMLATRGPYTFRGYYRAAEHSARVFDNQGFYYSGDVVQRTPEGYLRVVGRVKDQINRGGEKVASEEVENLILRHPDVTHAALVAMQDELLGEKSCVFVVSRNPALKAPTIRQHLSGLGVADYKLPDRVRFIDTMPLTAVGKIDKKRLRDMLAAPIPA, from the coding sequence ATGACAATCGAATTTGAACGCTGGCCCGAAGATCTGGCGCGCCGATACCGCGACCGCGGCTACTGGATCGACAGACAGCTCAGCGACATCCTCACCCAGCAGGTGGAACTTCGGCCGGACGCGACCGCGCTGATCTGCGGCGACCGCCGCTTCACCTATGCCGATCTCGACCGGCAATCTTCCAATCTTGCCGGGCATCTGGCTGCCGCCGGGATCGGCAGGGGCGATACGGCACTGGTGCAATTACCAAATATCGCGGAGTTCTATCTCGTCTTTTTCGCTCTGATGAAAATCGGCGCTGCACCCGTCAATGCGCTTTTCAGCCATCGTCGGCTGGAAATGACCTCCTATGCGGAACAGATTGCGCCAAAGCTGGTGATCGGCTCGCGTTCCCACGAGCTTTTTGCCAATGACACGTTTCTGGAGGCGCTGAAGCTCACCTCTCCGCGGCTTGCCGTGACGCTGCTGCTTGGTGAGACGGAACCGCAGCGCAGCCTCGAACAATGGCTCTCATCACCCGCCGAAAATGCGCCGCATTACGGCCCTTCGGCAGCCGATGAGGTAGCATTGTTCCAGCTTTCCGGCGGCAGCACCGGAACGCCGAAACTGATCCCCCGCACGCATAACGACTATGACTACAGCGCCCGGGCCAGTGCGGAAATCTGCGAGCTGACGCCGCAGACCCGTTTCCTCTGCGCCATTCCGGTGGCGCATAATTACCCCATGAGTTCGCCGGGTGCGCTTGGCGTGTTCCACGCTGGCGGCACCGTGGTAATGGCGGCCAATCCCGAGCCGCTTGCCTGCTTCGACCTCATCGAAAAACATGGCATCGACATTGTGCCTCTGGTGCCGCCGGCCGTGGCCCTGTGGTTACAGGTGGCGCCCGCCCATCGCGAACGGCTGAAATCCCTCAAGCTGCTGCAGGTCGGCGGCGCAAGCTTTGCTGAAGCTTTAGCGCGTCAGGTGCCGCAGGTGCTGGGTTGCGCCCTCCAGCAGGTCTTCGGCATGGCGGAAGGTCTGGTGAACTATACCCGCGCCGGTGATCCCGACCATATTGTCTTCACCACGCAAGGGCGGCCGATCAGCCCGGATGACGAGATCCGCATCGTTGACGAGGACGGCAACGACGTTCCAGAAGGCGAAGCCGGCATGCTGGCGACGCGCGGCCCCTATACGTTTCGCGGATATTACCGCGCCGCCGAGCACAGCGCGCGCGTCTTCGACAACCAGGGTTTTTATTATTCCGGCGATGTCGTTCAGCGTACGCCCGAAGGTTACCTGCGGGTGGTTGGCCGGGTGAAAGACCAGATCAATCGCGGCGGCGAGAAAGTCGCATCGGAAGAGGTGGAAAACCTGATCCTGCGGCATCCGGATGTGACGCATGCCGCACTGGTGGCGATGCAGGACGAACTCCTCGGTGAAAAAAGCTGCGTCTTCGTCGTTTCCCGCAATCCCGCTCTCAAGGCACCGACCATCCGCCAGCATCTCTCTGGTCTGGGTGTTGCGGATTACAAGCTGCCGGATCGGGTGCGTTTCATCGACACCATGCCGCTTACTGCCGTCGGCAAGATCGACAAGAAACGTCTGCGCGACATGCTCGCAGCGCCAATCCCGGCGTAA
- a CDS encoding isochorismate synthase, translating to MKTGALRTNDVDSDEITDFDREFLFTSGSGELRARGISERITIPAHGAEDAGSPLQKAIKAAFERARRAGQDNPIAIGAIPFDVNEPSCLYIPNNHEWNPKGAASISTDSAMPALVGQNSLPDENGFKRAVEHAIVNFRHSDVRKAVLSVMRELTFASEVNVERLLASLAKQNREGYQFRIPLPDGGDLIGVSPELLIRKQGEKVISNPLAGSAKRMADPVADKANADRLSASEKDHYEHSLVIEDIRSLLTPCCTEIDVPEKPSLINTAALWHLSTRIEGRLADPETNALQLACLLHPTPAVCGFPTERARRLIRFVEPFERGLFTGMVGWTDAEGNGEWVVTIRCGTVQRQTVRLFAGAGIVEASEPESEWAEVQTKLKTMLNACGLSA from the coding sequence ATGAAAACGGGAGCACTCAGGACGAATGACGTCGATTCCGACGAAATTACTGATTTTGATAGAGAATTTCTGTTCACTTCTGGCTCGGGCGAACTGCGTGCCAGAGGCATTAGCGAAAGGATAACGATTCCTGCCCATGGCGCCGAAGACGCGGGAAGCCCTTTGCAGAAGGCGATAAAGGCCGCTTTTGAGAGGGCGCGCAGGGCCGGACAGGACAATCCCATCGCCATTGGCGCCATCCCCTTCGACGTCAACGAGCCATCCTGCCTATATATCCCCAACAACCATGAGTGGAATCCAAAGGGTGCCGCTTCGATCTCGACTGATTCGGCCATGCCAGCGCTTGTCGGCCAAAACAGCCTGCCCGATGAAAATGGTTTCAAGCGCGCCGTCGAGCATGCCATCGTCAATTTCCGCCATTCCGATGTCCGCAAGGCAGTGCTTTCGGTCATGCGCGAACTGACCTTCGCATCCGAGGTCAATGTCGAAAGATTGCTGGCCAGCCTCGCCAAACAGAACCGCGAGGGTTACCAGTTCCGCATTCCGCTGCCCGATGGCGGCGATCTGATCGGCGTGAGCCCCGAACTCCTCATCCGCAAGCAGGGTGAAAAAGTCATCTCGAACCCGCTCGCGGGCTCAGCAAAACGCATGGCTGACCCGGTGGCGGACAAGGCCAATGCAGACCGGCTTTCGGCTTCGGAAAAAGACCATTACGAGCATAGCCTCGTGATCGAGGATATACGCTCGCTGCTTACGCCTTGCTGCACTGAAATCGACGTTCCCGAAAAGCCCTCCCTCATCAACACGGCCGCTCTCTGGCATCTTTCGACGCGCATCGAGGGTCGCCTTGCTGATCCCGAGACCAATGCGCTGCAACTCGCGTGCCTGCTGCATCCCACACCTGCTGTTTGCGGTTTCCCCACCGAGCGTGCCCGCAGGCTTATTCGCTTCGTCGAGCCTTTCGAGCGTGGGCTGTTCACCGGCATGGTCGGCTGGACGGATGCCGAGGGTAACGGCGAGTGGGTGGTGACAATCCGTTGCGGCACCGTGCAACGGCAAACCGTGCGGCTGTTCGCAGGCGCCGGCATCGTTGAAGCCTCGGAACCCGAATCCGAATGGGCCGAGGTGCAGACCAAGCTCAAGACCATGCTGAACGCCTGCGGTCTTTCTGCCTAA
- a CDS encoding PhoX family protein, whose product MTDIDTSKLSWDAWDELQNPPPAETDFDRVVETAISRRGFLGGVLAFGSAAAAMGTLGNLMTSTSAEAQEAAAGRFPFKPVAAATDHTIHVPEGYSWKPVAKWGQPLFSNVPDLDPAKGVSVENSDKVFGENTDGMELFMVGNHQLIAVNHEYVNPETNLPHAEKGNPKTADDVKILQNMQGVTVMEVAEGTGGWEIVLDSPFNRRIHHNTPMKLSGPAAGSDLVKTAADPKGVDCLGTFNNCGAGRTPWGTYLTCEENFNGYFGTTDATFKLPDDYKRYGIVAETRYAYEKFDARFDVAKNPNEPRRAGYVVEIDPSDASSTPIKRTALGRIKHENAAVVIARDGRVVVYMGDDERGEFLYKFVSNGIYVPGGDTSKLLDEGTLYVAKFSDDGAGEWLALTPETTGMKIDEICVFTRQAASKVGATTMDRPEWVAINPVAIEAYCALTNNSRRGEMKDGKLRANAGGDAMAINAANPREKNEYGQIVRWYPENDDHADGRFKWDLFCMAGNPTVHKDAYAGSSNINEGNMFNSPDGMMFDSTGLLWIQTDGEDSNEGNFAGQGNNQMLAGDPATGRIERFLTAPKGSEVTGQTWSGDKRTHFVGIQHPDAPFPDGEGKLPRSTVIAIKRDDNAQIG is encoded by the coding sequence ATGACCGACATCGATACGAGCAAGCTTTCCTGGGATGCGTGGGACGAGCTGCAAAACCCGCCGCCGGCCGAAACCGATTTCGACCGCGTGGTCGAGACCGCGATTTCCCGCCGCGGCTTTCTCGGTGGCGTGCTTGCCTTCGGTTCGGCCGCAGCAGCCATGGGCACGCTCGGCAACCTGATGACCAGCACCTCGGCGGAAGCGCAGGAAGCGGCAGCCGGCCGTTTCCCCTTCAAGCCGGTGGCTGCCGCGACCGACCACACCATTCACGTGCCGGAAGGCTACAGCTGGAAGCCGGTCGCCAAGTGGGGCCAGCCGCTGTTCTCCAACGTGCCCGACCTCGACCCTGCCAAGGGTGTCAGCGTTGAAAACTCCGACAAGGTCTTCGGCGAAAATACTGACGGCATGGAACTGTTCATGGTCGGCAATCACCAGCTGATCGCCGTCAACCATGAATATGTAAACCCCGAAACCAACCTGCCGCATGCCGAAAAGGGCAACCCGAAAACGGCCGACGACGTCAAGATCCTGCAGAACATGCAGGGCGTCACCGTCATGGAAGTTGCGGAAGGCACCGGAGGCTGGGAAATCGTTCTCGACAGCCCGTTCAACCGCCGTATTCACCACAACACCCCGATGAAGCTTTCCGGCCCGGCCGCAGGCTCGGACCTCGTCAAGACCGCCGCAGATCCGAAGGGTGTCGACTGTCTGGGGACCTTCAACAATTGCGGCGCCGGCCGCACGCCCTGGGGCACCTACCTCACCTGCGAGGAAAACTTCAACGGCTATTTCGGCACCACTGATGCCACCTTCAAGCTGCCGGATGACTACAAGCGCTACGGTATCGTCGCCGAGACCCGTTACGCCTATGAGAAGTTCGATGCGCGTTTCGATGTCGCCAAGAACCCCAACGAGCCGCGCCGCGCCGGTTACGTGGTTGAGATCGATCCTTCGGACGCCTCCTCCACCCCGATAAAGCGCACCGCCCTTGGCCGCATCAAGCACGAAAACGCCGCTGTGGTGATCGCGCGTGACGGCCGCGTGGTGGTTTACATGGGCGATGACGAGCGTGGCGAATTCCTCTACAAATTCGTCTCCAACGGCATTTACGTGCCCGGTGGCGACACCTCGAAACTGCTAGACGAAGGCACTCTCTACGTCGCCAAGTTCTCGGACGACGGCGCTGGTGAATGGCTGGCTCTCACGCCTGAGACGACAGGCATGAAGATCGATGAAATCTGCGTCTTCACGCGTCAGGCCGCTTCCAAGGTGGGCGCGACAACGATGGACCGCCCGGAATGGGTCGCCATCAACCCGGTCGCCATCGAAGCCTATTGCGCCCTTACCAACAACAGCCGTCGCGGCGAAATGAAAGACGGCAAGTTGCGCGCCAATGCTGGCGGCGACGCCATGGCGATCAATGCTGCCAACCCGCGCGAAAAGAACGAATACGGCCAGATCGTGCGCTGGTACCCGGAAAACGACGATCACGCGGACGGCAGATTCAAATGGGACCTGTTCTGCATGGCCGGCAACCCCACCGTTCACAAGGATGCCTATGCCGGCTCTTCGAACATCAACGAAGGCAACATGTTTAACTCGCCCGATGGCATGATGTTCGATTCGACCGGTCTCCTCTGGATCCAGACCGACGGAGAGGACAGCAACGAGGGCAACTTCGCCGGCCAGGGCAATAACCAGATGCTGGCAGGCGATCCGGCCACCGGCCGTATCGAGCGTTTCCTGACCGCGCCGAAGGGTTCCGAAGTTACCGGCCAGACATGGTCCGGCGACAAGCGTACCCACTTCGTCGGCATCCAGCACCCCGACGCCCCCTTCCCGGATGGCGAAGGCAAGCTGCCGCGCTCCACCGTTATCGCCATCAAGCGTGACGACAACGCGCAGATCGGCTGA
- a CDS encoding SulP family inorganic anion transporter, with protein sequence MPMTLNRRDVVAGLSIAGLMLPEAIAYSGIAGVPAQHAILAAIMGCIVYAIFGQSRFAVVSPTSSSAAILAAMLATLSVTPAQKMLLVAITVALVGLLFLLAAATRLGALSSVISRPVLRGFAFGLAILITIKQLPSLFGIKAQSGEPFSILLQILSRPQDWSLESIAVGVAALAVLLLLRRRPAIPGSLVVIVAGIAISTLLNLQSRGVAVVGQIDLAGIWAGPFSVSLDDVAHVARFAPPLVLILFAESWGTIRSFSLRHGEIVDSNRELRAFGLANIASAAMQGMPVGAGFSAGAASEAVGPQSRLASAIAAIGLAVLSLLAASWFAFIPEAVLAAVIAVALLHALDPAPIIRLWRLGNDAYLALAAAAGVLAFGVLNGMLVAVALSFAVFVRRLSLPHVMHLGRLGDSHDFVDMERHPDAKDVSGMIILRPAQPLFFGNAEPILAAVTKYIVARPELHIAIVSLEETLELDSTALDALLEFDAAMQRSSIVVYYARMHDHVQDLLLAGGGSDMVARSNFSVDDAVTAAMHREDSHVTQS encoded by the coding sequence ATGCCCATGACACTCAACCGGCGCGATGTGGTGGCGGGGTTGTCGATTGCCGGCCTGATGTTACCGGAAGCGATCGCCTATTCGGGGATTGCCGGCGTTCCAGCCCAGCATGCCATCCTTGCCGCCATCATGGGCTGCATCGTCTATGCCATTTTTGGCCAAAGCCGTTTTGCGGTCGTCTCGCCCACATCTTCCTCCGCCGCAATCCTGGCGGCAATGCTTGCGACGCTCTCGGTCACACCAGCGCAAAAGATGCTGCTCGTTGCCATTACGGTCGCTCTGGTGGGCCTGCTGTTTCTGCTTGCGGCTGCCACGCGGCTCGGCGCCCTGTCGAGTGTGATCTCGCGCCCGGTGCTGCGCGGTTTTGCCTTCGGCCTCGCCATTCTGATCACCATAAAGCAATTGCCGAGCCTCTTCGGGATAAAGGCGCAGTCGGGCGAGCCGTTTTCCATTCTCCTGCAAATTCTCTCCCGCCCGCAGGACTGGAGCCTTGAAAGCATCGCCGTCGGCGTTGCGGCACTCGCCGTGCTGCTTCTCCTGCGCAGGCGCCCCGCCATTCCCGGCAGCCTCGTCGTCATCGTGGCAGGCATTGCCATCTCGACCCTGCTCAACCTTCAAAGTCGGGGCGTCGCCGTCGTCGGCCAGATCGATCTTGCCGGCATATGGGCCGGCCCGTTTTCGGTCTCGCTTGATGATGTCGCGCATGTTGCCCGCTTCGCGCCGCCACTCGTCCTCATCCTCTTTGCGGAATCATGGGGCACCATCCGAAGCTTTTCGCTTCGCCATGGCGAAATTGTCGATTCCAATCGCGAACTCAGAGCATTCGGGCTTGCCAATATCGCCAGCGCCGCCATGCAGGGTATGCCGGTTGGTGCGGGTTTTTCAGCAGGCGCAGCAAGCGAGGCGGTTGGGCCGCAAAGCCGGCTTGCCTCTGCCATCGCCGCAATCGGCCTTGCCGTCCTCAGCCTGCTCGCCGCCAGCTGGTTCGCTTTCATCCCGGAAGCAGTCCTTGCCGCCGTGATCGCCGTGGCGCTGCTGCATGCGCTCGACCCCGCGCCGATCATCCGTTTATGGCGGCTCGGCAACGACGCCTATCTGGCACTTGCCGCCGCAGCCGGCGTACTTGCCTTCGGTGTGCTTAACGGCATGCTTGTCGCCGTCGCCCTTTCCTTCGCCGTCTTCGTTCGCCGGCTTTCCCTACCGCATGTCATGCATCTTGGCCGGCTGGGCGATAGCCACGACTTTGTCGACATGGAACGCCACCCGGATGCGAAGGATGTGTCAGGCATGATTATTCTCCGGCCCGCACAACCGCTTTTCTTCGGCAATGCGGAACCGATCCTTGCCGCCGTTACCAAATACATCGTTGCGCGGCCGGAACTGCACATCGCAATTGTCAGCCTTGAGGAAACATTAGAACTGGATTCCACCGCGCTTGATGCGTTGCTGGAGTTCGATGCAGCGATGCAGCGCAGCAGCATCGTGGTCTATTATGCGCGCATGCACGACCATGTGCAGGATCTGCTGCTTGCTGGCGGCGGATCCGACATGGTGGCGCGCAGCAATTTCAGTGTCGATGATGCCGTGACGGCGGCCATGCATCGGGAGGACAGCCATGTCACACAATCTTGA